The Amycolatopsis sp. NBC_01480 genome segment GACTGCATTTACGAAGGGAAGCGCAAGCTCTACATCAACCCCGCCGAATGCATCGACTGCGGGGCCTGCGAGCCCGCCTGCCCGGTGAGCGCGATCGCCCTCGATACAAAGGTGCCCGGCGGCAAAGCCGAGTTCGTCGGGGACAACGCGAGGTTCTTCGAGGAGCCGTTGCCGGGCCGGGAGGAGGCCATCGGCGCGCCCGGGGGAGCGGGGATCACCGGTGCCATCGGGGTGGACACCGAGCTGGTCTCCGGGTTCGGGGACGCCGGATGAACCACGAGGTCGACCTCCTGATCGTCGGGGCCGGGCCGGCCGGCCTGTTCGCCGCCTACTACGCCGGTTTCCGCGGGCTTTCGGTGGCGGTGCTGGATTCGCTGCCCGAGCCCGGCGGCCAGATCAACGCGATGTACCCGGAAAAGCGGATCTCCGACATCGCGGGCTTTCCCGCGATCCGGGGCCGGGAGCTGGTCGACCGGCTGCTGGAGCAGGCCGCCCCGTTCCGGCCCCGGTACCTGCTGGGGCATCGGGCCGAAAGACTCGAACCCGGGTTCGCGGTCACCACCCACCGCGGCGCGCGGATCGCGGCGAAGGCGGTGATCATCACCGGCGGGATCGGCACGTTCACCCCGCGCCCGCTGCCCGCGGCGCAGCGGTTCGAAGGGACCGGGCTGGCCTATTTCGTGCGCAGGCTGGAGGACTACGCGGGGACCGACGTGGTGATCGTCGGCGGTGGCGACTCCGCGTTCGACTGGGCGGAAGCGTTGCACCCGCTGGCCAAGTCGGTCACGGTGGTCCACCGCCGCGAGACCTTCCGGGCCCATCCGGCCACGGTCGCCGCGGTGCGGGCGAGCCCGGTCGAGATCACCACCGGCGCCGAGGTCTCCAAGGTGCTCGGGGGCGAGGCGATCGAGCGGGTGGAGATCACGCGTGGCGACGAAGCGTGGACCCGGTCCTGCCAGCGGATCATCGCGGCGCTGGGGTTCACCGCGAACCTCGGGCCGTTGCTGGAGTGGGGCATCGACATCCGGAACCGGCGGCACATTCCGGTCGACTCGTCGATGGCCACCAACGTCCCCGGCGTGTTCGCCGCGGGCGACATCAACGACTACCCGGGAAAGGTGCGGCTCATCGCCGTCGGGTTCGGCGAGGCCGCGACCGCGGTGAACAACGCGGCGCATTTCCTCGATCCCGGGCAGCCGGTTTTCCCTGGTCATTCCACGGATACCGCGGCCGGCTGAACGCGAACGGCCGGCAGGCAGGCGGGTTCCGCCTGCCTGCCGGCCGTCGGCTTTTCCGGGGTACGCGGATCGCGGAAAGCACGTATATCTACGTGTTGTTGCCCGGGTCACAGCGCCATAGCTTGAGTTATCGAGCGGCGTAATTCGGCGGAATCGCGGTGCACGAGGGCCACA includes the following:
- the fdxA gene encoding ferredoxin; the encoded protein is MPYVIADACIDVMDRSCMDECPVDCIYEGKRKLYINPAECIDCGACEPACPVSAIALDTKVPGGKAEFVGDNARFFEEPLPGREEAIGAPGGAGITGAIGVDTELVSGFGDAG
- a CDS encoding NAD(P)/FAD-dependent oxidoreductase; the protein is MNHEVDLLIVGAGPAGLFAAYYAGFRGLSVAVLDSLPEPGGQINAMYPEKRISDIAGFPAIRGRELVDRLLEQAAPFRPRYLLGHRAERLEPGFAVTTHRGARIAAKAVIITGGIGTFTPRPLPAAQRFEGTGLAYFVRRLEDYAGTDVVIVGGGDSAFDWAEALHPLAKSVTVVHRRETFRAHPATVAAVRASPVEITTGAEVSKVLGGEAIERVEITRGDEAWTRSCQRIIAALGFTANLGPLLEWGIDIRNRRHIPVDSSMATNVPGVFAAGDINDYPGKVRLIAVGFGEAATAVNNAAHFLDPGQPVFPGHSTDTAAG